The Anaerolineae bacterium genomic interval TTCCGATTCGCTGATCTGCTCCACAGGGGTCAAGGGACAGATGCCGGCGTTGTTGACCAAGATATGGAGTACCGACAAGCCGGCGAAGACGGCGCGCACCTCTTCGGCGTTCGATACGTCGAAGACGCGGGTGGCGACCAAACCGCCCTCTTCGGAGATCAGGCGGGCGGATTCCGCCAGCGCCGCCTGGTCAATGTCGGCCAGGATGACTTCGGCGCCGAGCCTGGCGAGCCGCCGGCTGATGGCCCGCCCCAACCCGCGGCCGGCGCCGGTGATCAATGCAGTTCGGCCCTCGAGATATCTTTCTCCCATCGAGTCCCTTCTCTCACGGGTCAAACGTCAGTGTTTGCCCGGATCGTACGCGCCCGGTGTGACGGGCGGCGAGAAAACGGTGACCAGCCGCAAAGGCTGTTCGGCGTCGACGCGGATCTGGTGGGGCTGGCCGGCGGGAATGAAGACCGCGGTGCCCGGTTTCAGCGGAATTTCCTCGCCGTTGGCGATGATGCCCCCGCTTCCCGAGAGGATGAAGATGATTTCCTCTTCGCCGGCATGGGTGTGCGTAGCGGCCAGGGTGCCGGCGGGGAATTCGGCGACGCCGAACGCCAGATTGCGCGCCTGGCTGTTCAGCGGGCCCAGCAGATAGTACCAGTCCCGGCCAGGCAGATGATAGACCGTGCAGTTGTCGATGTGCGAGACTTCCAGCTTGGACATGCTTGGTTTAGCTCCTCCTCGATGTAGGGTGTCAGGCGATGACCCCGTCCGGGTAGCGCTGAAGGAGCAGGGGGTCATGGGGCGGGACGAAGATATCGGCGATTTTGCGCACCTTTTCCATGGCCTGATAGCATTGTGCGATGTTGACCGCCAGCCCGACCGGGTGGTTCTTTTCCAGGTTCTCGTAGTAAAAGATCGTATCGCCGGGGAAGACCGCGAGGCCCTGTTTGGTCTGCACCGTGATGGCCTGACTGCAGAGCGTATGGCCGCCGATGTAAAAGGCGCCGATGCCGGGGACGATCTCGGGCGCCTCATCGTCGGCCAGGATGAGGCGGTCGCGGGCCTCGCCGGCGAAGTAGGCCAGCACGTCGCGCGGGAAGAGGATGTCCGGCACCAGGGCCGGATGCGGCGGGTCCAGCGTCAGGTGCCAGCCCGTGCGTGAGATGACAAATTTGGCGTTGGGGAAGAGCTTGGCG includes:
- a CDS encoding cupin domain-containing protein — protein: MSKLEVSHIDNCTVYHLPGRDWYYLLGPLNSQARNLAFGVAEFPAGTLAATHTHAGEEEIIFILSGSGGIIANGEEIPLKPGTAVFIPAGQPHQIRVDAEQPLRLVTVFSPPVTPGAYDPGKH
- a CDS encoding N-acyl homoserine lactonase family protein, producing the protein MATYSIKAIKYCEQSVPGPQMFYMSRWGEWMVADFFLFVLRRDDGAVMLIDTGVRDVNEIQPLVVAGVGYEGRFRMDMETQNIPLLLRKEGIDPAQVEYVFITHLHYDHCSNAKLFPNAKFVISRTGWHLTLDPPHPALVPDILFPRDVLAYFAGEARDRLILADDEAPEIVPGIGAFYIGGHTLCSQAITVQTKQGLAVFPGDTIFYYENLEKNHPVGLAVNIAQCYQAMEKVRKIADIFVPPHDPLLLQRYPDGVIA